The following coding sequences are from one Halomonas sp. HAL1 window:
- a CDS encoding co-chaperone GroES, whose protein sequence is MNIRPLHDRVIVRRVEEEQKTAGGIVLPGNAAEKPTRGEILAVGNGRILENGDVRPLDVKVGDNVIFKDGYGVEKQKVDGEEVLIMSEADILAVVEG, encoded by the coding sequence ATGAATATCCGTCCTTTGCACGATCGTGTCATCGTCCGTCGCGTTGAAGAAGAGCAGAAAACCGCTGGCGGCATCGTGCTTCCGGGCAATGCAGCAGAAAAGCCGACGCGTGGCGAAATTCTTGCTGTCGGTAATGGCCGCATTCTGGAAAATGGCGATGTCCGCCCTCTCGACGTTAAAGTTGGCGATAACGTGATCTTTAAAGATGGCTACGGCGTTGAGAAACAAAAAGTCGACGGCGAAGAAGTCTTGATCATGAGCGAAGCCGATATTCTTGCGGTTGTTGAAGGCTAA
- a CDS encoding FxsA family protein produces MPILVFISLFTLLDFVVLFSIGSQIGLFTTLLLVLGTGFAGLHLIRKEGISTFARARQRMQVGEIPSSELLTGAALIFGGALLMAPGFLSDALGLACLIPSARQLMFKALTWLGLKKIASQQQDPNASSARAHEHHNPNTSQQEGPIEGDFISRDEPPRRD; encoded by the coding sequence ATGCCCATTCTTGTTTTTATATCACTGTTTACCCTACTTGATTTTGTAGTGCTTTTTTCGATTGGTAGCCAAATAGGGCTATTCACTACCCTACTCCTAGTGCTTGGCACAGGCTTTGCCGGGTTACATCTTATTCGTAAAGAAGGCATATCAACCTTTGCTCGTGCGCGTCAGCGTATGCAGGTCGGCGAAATCCCTTCTAGTGAGCTATTGACTGGCGCCGCGCTTATTTTTGGTGGTGCCTTATTAATGGCGCCAGGCTTTTTATCTGATGCACTGGGCCTTGCGTGCCTGATACCTAGCGCACGCCAATTGATGTTTAAAGCACTTACTTGGCTAGGTCTGAAAAAGATTGCTAGTCAGCAGCAAGATCCTAACGCTTCCTCGGCCCGAGCACATGAGCACCACAACCCCAATACCTCCCAACAGGAGGGCCCGATCGAGGGTGACTTTATTAGCCGAGATGAGCCTCCACGCCGCGACTAA
- a CDS encoding SDR family oxidoreductase — protein MVLADKVIAVTGGARGLGYAMALRLGKQGARMALLDMSAEALDQAVSALATEGVDAQAFVVNVAEEASVTQAFADIAQRMGPISGCVNNAGITQDALLVKAKEGQVEKRMSLEAWQNVINVNLTGVFLCGREAATQMIEAGHEGVIVNISSISRAGNMGQSNYAAAKAGVHALTVTWSKELARYGIRTGTVAPGFVATEMTASMRPDMLERISSSVPLKRLGEPDNIAQSVAFILENDYFTGRMIECDGGLRL, from the coding sequence ATGGTACTTGCCGATAAAGTAATCGCCGTCACCGGTGGGGCGCGTGGGTTGGGTTATGCCATGGCATTGCGCCTGGGGAAGCAGGGCGCACGCATGGCGCTGTTGGATATGAGCGCTGAAGCGCTTGATCAAGCGGTATCAGCACTTGCTACAGAAGGTGTCGATGCTCAAGCCTTTGTGGTGAATGTTGCAGAAGAGGCTTCTGTGACTCAAGCATTTGCCGATATTGCTCAGCGTATGGGGCCGATCAGCGGTTGCGTTAATAACGCGGGGATTACTCAGGATGCACTCCTGGTAAAGGCCAAAGAGGGGCAAGTGGAAAAACGCATGTCGTTGGAGGCATGGCAAAATGTCATTAACGTCAATTTAACTGGCGTTTTTCTGTGTGGTCGCGAGGCTGCCACGCAGATGATTGAAGCAGGGCATGAAGGTGTGATTGTTAATATCTCCAGCATTTCCCGTGCAGGAAATATGGGCCAAAGCAACTATGCCGCTGCCAAAGCAGGCGTGCATGCGCTGACGGTTACCTGGAGCAAAGAGTTAGCGCGCTATGGTATTCGGACAGGCACCGTGGCGCCAGGGTTTGTGGCTACCGAAATGACCGCCTCGATGCGTCCCGATATGCTGGAACGTATCTCATCAAGCGTGCCGCTAAAACGCCTGGGTGAGCCGGATAACATTGCTCAAAGCGTTGCGTTTATCCTTGAAAACGACTACTTTACCGGGCGTATGATTGAGTGCGATGGTGGGTTGCGGCTGTAG
- a CDS encoding ComF family protein, translating into MNVKQWLQRGGHWLKQAMPGYCAFCLAPALAGRGWCTACLVGLPWNLHACRQCGDPVYHGAQLCGHCLIDPPAFSTTQAGLLYQGPIKELVHDFKFHASPRAGTLLAELMVLTPPPTQADALLSVPMHPAHARTRGFNQSQWLAERLSPQFDVPLVSAKRVKDSPSQRTLNRRQRAANLVGAFVFETPPPAHVLIIDDVVTTGSTGHALARAALEAGAERVDIWATARTPLGKD; encoded by the coding sequence ATGAATGTAAAACAATGGCTACAGCGTGGCGGCCATTGGCTAAAGCAGGCCATGCCTGGCTATTGCGCCTTTTGTTTGGCACCCGCCTTGGCGGGGCGGGGGTGGTGCACCGCCTGTTTGGTCGGGCTGCCGTGGAACCTGCATGCCTGTCGCCAGTGCGGTGACCCTGTTTACCACGGAGCGCAGCTGTGTGGTCACTGCTTAATTGACCCACCGGCATTCTCGACCACCCAAGCGGGGCTTTTGTATCAGGGGCCGATTAAAGAGCTGGTACATGATTTTAAATTTCACGCCTCTCCGCGGGCGGGCACGTTGTTAGCGGAGTTAATGGTATTAACGCCGCCGCCTACCCAAGCAGACGCACTGTTGTCGGTACCTATGCACCCAGCGCATGCTCGCACGCGAGGATTTAATCAATCGCAGTGGTTAGCCGAGAGGCTCAGCCCCCAGTTTGATGTGCCATTGGTGTCTGCCAAGCGAGTGAAGGATTCCCCCTCCCAGCGCACGTTAAACCGTCGTCAACGGGCTGCTAATTTGGTGGGCGCCTTTGTGTTTGAGACGCCGCCACCAGCGCATGTATTGATCATTGATGATGTTGTAACGACGGGCTCGACGGGGCATGCACTGGCGCGCGCGGCGCTAGAGGCGGGCGCAGAACGTGTGGATATTTGGGCGACCGCGCGGACACCCCTGGGCAAGGATTGA
- a CDS encoding serine/threonine protein kinase has product MSHPFSSLSPDLVMSAVESLDVWPAGEPFALNSYENRVLLFRDDDGKNWIVKFYRPDRWSDAAIQEEHDFLQELASQQVQVVAPWRDRAGVSLHYFKAYRFALFPHCPGQAPELDNPSHLFAMGQVLGRLHKESAKKTFQHRPRLEMASGILDAQQRVLASNWLNRHQRRAYDNVIEKVHQQLVKHTVPASSMIRCHGDCHLGNVLGRDEDFTLVDFDDCIMAPAMQDIWMLLPTDDPQGWRSYLSEITEGYEETCSFPTDQLALIEPLRSYRLIRHSAWLVSRWDDPAFPRAFPWLADSGYWDQHIRQLEQQCLQLDNPRWLA; this is encoded by the coding sequence ATGTCACACCCGTTTAGCTCACTTTCGCCCGACCTAGTGATGTCTGCAGTAGAGTCGCTGGATGTTTGGCCCGCCGGTGAGCCCTTTGCGCTGAATAGCTATGAAAACCGTGTGCTGTTGTTTCGCGATGACGACGGCAAAAACTGGATTGTTAAATTTTATCGGCCTGATCGCTGGTCAGACGCGGCGATTCAGGAAGAGCACGATTTTTTACAAGAGCTCGCTAGTCAGCAGGTGCAGGTAGTTGCGCCTTGGCGTGATAGGGCGGGTGTCTCGTTACACTATTTTAAAGCGTATCGATTTGCACTGTTTCCCCACTGCCCAGGCCAGGCACCAGAGTTAGATAATCCATCGCACTTATTTGCCATGGGGCAGGTGTTAGGGCGGTTGCATAAAGAGTCGGCCAAAAAAACGTTTCAGCACCGTCCTCGGCTAGAAATGGCGAGTGGTATTTTAGATGCCCAGCAGCGAGTGCTGGCCAGTAATTGGCTGAACCGTCATCAGCGCCGGGCCTACGATAATGTAATTGAAAAGGTGCATCAGCAGCTTGTAAAACATACGGTGCCCGCCAGCAGCATGATTCGCTGCCATGGAGATTGCCATTTGGGCAATGTGCTGGGGCGTGATGAGGACTTTACGCTGGTCGATTTTGACGACTGCATCATGGCGCCTGCTATGCAGGATATCTGGATGCTACTGCCCACGGATGACCCCCAGGGGTGGCGATCATATCTAAGTGAAATTACCGAAGGGTATGAGGAAACCTGTTCGTTTCCTACTGATCAGTTGGCGTTGATAGAACCACTGAGAAGTTATCGTTTAATTAGGCACTCAGCGTGGCTGGTCTCTCGCTGGGATGATCCTGCTTTTCCCCGTGCTTTTCCCTGGCTGGCGGATAGTGGCTATTGGGATCAGCATATCCGCCAATTAGAGCAGCAGTGCCTGCAGTTAGACAATCCCCGCTGGCTGGCGTAA
- the folE gene encoding GTP cyclohydrolase I FolE translates to MSDDIAEHYRQIISALGEDPNREGLRDTPKRAAKAMQFLNAGYSQSLDEIVNGAVFESQTDEMVLVKDIELYSMCEHHLLPFIGKCHIAYLPNGKVLGLSKFARIVDMFARRMQIQENLTREIADAVQEVTQATGVAVVIEARHLCMMMRGVEKQNSSMTSSVMLGGFRSNQATRQEFLMLIN, encoded by the coding sequence ATGTCCGATGATATCGCCGAGCACTATCGCCAGATAATTTCAGCACTTGGCGAAGACCCAAACCGTGAAGGGCTACGAGATACGCCGAAACGTGCAGCCAAAGCTATGCAGTTTTTGAATGCAGGCTACTCTCAGTCGTTGGACGAGATCGTTAATGGTGCGGTGTTTGAATCGCAAACGGATGAAATGGTGTTGGTGAAAGACATTGAACTCTACTCAATGTGTGAACACCACTTGCTGCCATTTATCGGTAAATGCCACATTGCCTATCTGCCAAACGGTAAAGTATTAGGACTGTCTAAGTTTGCCCGTATTGTCGATATGTTTGCGCGCCGTATGCAGATCCAAGAGAATTTAACCCGTGAGATTGCAGATGCCGTTCAGGAAGTGACTCAGGCAACGGGCGTTGCTGTGGTCATTGAGGCGCGTCACCTCTGTATGATGATGCGTGGCGTAGAGAAGCAAAACTCCAGCATGACATCTTCGGTAATGCTGGGTGGTTTTCGTAGCAACCAGGCGACCCGGCAAGAGTTTTTAATGCTGATTAACTGA
- a CDS encoding NAD-dependent succinate-semialdehyde dehydrogenase, which produces MEALKETQLYCPFAYIDGSWVAADSGEQITVLNPATGEAIGDIPRLGKVETERAIDAADAALPAWRALTAQERADLLLKWHDLMMEHQQDLAMLMTYEQGKPLKEAAGEIAYAASFLRWFAEEARRVYGETIPAAKANQRIVVTKQPVGVVGAITPWNFPAAMITRKAGAALAAGCTIVVKPASQTPFSATALALLAERAGIPRGVFNVVPGSASDIAQAMTQSPKVRKITFTGSTEVGRKLMAQAAEHVQKISLELGGNAPFIVFEDADLDAAVEGAMAAKFRNAGQTCVCTNRFLVQSSVINAFCEKLAVAMNSELHVGDGTKPNINIGPLIDSNAVKKVSEHVQDAIDNGAELLLGGHPHPLGGNFFTPTLISFATDKMKVAHEETFGPLAAVFPFDDEETAIEMANDTQYGLASYFYSRDLSRVWRVAEALEYGMVGINTGAISNAAAPFGGVKASGLGREGGHQGLEEYLETKYLCIDLG; this is translated from the coding sequence ATGGAAGCGCTTAAAGAAACACAGCTGTATTGCCCCTTTGCTTATATAGACGGCAGTTGGGTCGCGGCGGATAGCGGCGAACAGATCACCGTATTGAACCCGGCAACCGGCGAAGCGATTGGCGATATTCCCCGCTTGGGAAAAGTTGAGACCGAGCGGGCGATAGACGCGGCGGATGCTGCACTACCGGCATGGCGTGCCCTTACCGCTCAGGAGCGAGCGGATTTGTTGTTGAAATGGCACGATCTGATGATGGAGCATCAGCAGGATCTTGCCATGCTGATGACCTACGAACAGGGTAAGCCGCTCAAAGAAGCGGCGGGTGAAATTGCCTATGCGGCCAGTTTTCTGCGCTGGTTTGCCGAAGAAGCGCGACGCGTTTACGGCGAAACCATTCCTGCCGCTAAAGCTAACCAGCGCATTGTGGTAACTAAGCAGCCCGTCGGTGTTGTGGGGGCCATTACGCCCTGGAATTTCCCTGCGGCGATGATTACTCGCAAGGCAGGGGCTGCACTGGCAGCAGGCTGCACGATCGTGGTTAAACCTGCTAGCCAGACGCCTTTTTCAGCCACTGCGCTCGCGCTATTGGCCGAGCGTGCCGGCATTCCCCGCGGTGTGTTCAATGTGGTGCCCGGCAGTGCCAGCGATATTGCCCAAGCCATGACCCAGTCGCCCAAAGTGCGCAAGATTACCTTCACTGGCTCGACCGAAGTAGGCCGCAAGCTGATGGCGCAAGCGGCGGAACACGTACAGAAAATCTCGCTAGAGTTGGGCGGTAATGCGCCGTTTATCGTGTTTGAAGATGCCGATTTAGACGCCGCCGTAGAAGGCGCCATGGCCGCTAAATTCCGTAACGCCGGGCAAACCTGTGTTTGCACTAATCGCTTCCTGGTTCAGTCCAGCGTGATTAATGCCTTTTGCGAAAAGTTAGCGGTTGCCATGAACAGCGAGCTGCATGTCGGCGATGGCACCAAGCCGAATATTAATATCGGTCCGCTCATTGATAGCAATGCGGTTAAAAAAGTCAGTGAACATGTGCAGGACGCCATCGATAATGGTGCAGAGCTGTTGTTGGGCGGGCATCCGCACCCGTTGGGCGGTAACTTCTTTACGCCGACGCTGATCAGTTTTGCGACCGACAAGATGAAAGTGGCTCATGAAGAGACCTTCGGTCCGCTCGCGGCTGTCTTCCCGTTTGACGATGAAGAGACCGCGATTGAAATGGCCAACGATACCCAGTATGGCTTGGCTTCTTACTTCTATTCGCGTGATCTCTCCCGCGTATGGCGCGTGGCCGAAGCACTTGAGTACGGTATGGTCGGGATTAATACCGGCGCCATTTCTAACGCTGCTGCGCCGTTTGGGGGTGTCAAAGCCTCAGGCTTAGGCCGTGAAGGCGGCCATCAGGGCTTGGAAGAGTACCTTGAAACCAAGTATCTATGTATTGATCTTGGCTGA